A region from the Muribaculum gordoncarteri genome encodes:
- a CDS encoding Rid family hydrolase: protein MEYSHVTLGSGSVDVTLAAFKPAEGVAEYHAMFRCLIPGTTFSEQLDGVLQAYDELSATLGRDVRPVFKRYFLSDAANQACEIPAESECAVSVIEQSPLDGTKIALWVYFQDDVTVKNLYNGLFEVTHGDYRHFWQGNACAPDLQSEVATRALLCDYALRLEDEGCTLARNCMRTWFFVQNVDVNYSGVVKGRNEVFATNELTRDTHFIASTGICGRHADPRVTVTMDTYAVDGLRDGQHGYLYAPDYINPTYEYGVSFERGAYIDYGDRRHVLVSGTASINNEGKIMYPGDIRRQTMRMWDNVHALLDEAGCSWGNVGYIIVYLRDLSDYAVVNSMFRERFPDIPHVIVLAPVCRPGWLVEMECMAVKPCHNECYARF, encoded by the coding sequence ATGGAGTACAGTCATGTCACACTCGGCAGCGGAAGCGTTGATGTGACGCTTGCCGCATTCAAGCCTGCGGAGGGTGTTGCCGAGTATCACGCCATGTTCCGATGCCTGATTCCGGGCACAACCTTCAGCGAGCAGCTTGACGGCGTGCTTCAAGCTTACGACGAGCTGTCGGCTACGCTCGGCCGTGATGTGCGTCCGGTGTTCAAGCGTTACTTCCTGAGCGATGCCGCCAATCAGGCGTGTGAGATACCGGCCGAGAGCGAATGTGCCGTTTCGGTAATCGAGCAGTCGCCACTTGACGGCACAAAGATTGCACTTTGGGTGTACTTCCAGGATGATGTGACGGTGAAAAACCTGTATAACGGACTTTTTGAGGTGACGCACGGTGATTACCGTCACTTCTGGCAGGGAAACGCCTGTGCGCCCGACCTTCAGTCGGAGGTGGCCACACGCGCATTGTTGTGCGATTACGCCCTGAGGCTTGAGGACGAGGGCTGCACACTGGCCCGCAACTGCATGCGCACGTGGTTTTTTGTCCAGAATGTCGATGTGAACTATTCAGGTGTCGTGAAGGGGCGCAATGAGGTGTTTGCAACCAACGAGCTAACCCGTGACACACACTTCATAGCAAGTACCGGAATATGTGGACGACATGCCGACCCACGTGTGACGGTGACGATGGACACTTATGCCGTCGACGGATTGCGTGACGGTCAGCACGGCTATCTCTACGCTCCCGACTATATCAATCCCACCTATGAATACGGTGTGTCGTTTGAACGTGGCGCCTACATCGACTACGGCGACCGCCGTCATGTGCTCGTTTCGGGTACGGCCAGCATCAACAATGAAGGCAAAATCATGTATCCGGGCGACATAAGGCGTCAGACAATGAGAATGTGGGACAATGTTCACGCTCTTCTTGACGAGGCCGGTTGCTCGTGGGGAAATGTTGGCTACATCATCGTCTATCTTCGCGACCTGTCGGACTATGCCGTGGTCAATTCGATGTTCCGTGAACGTTTCCCCGACATTCCGCATGTGATAGTTCTTGCTCCGGTGTGCCGTCCCGGCTGGCTTGTCGAGATGGAGTGTATGGCGGTCAAGCCATGTCACAATGAGTGTTATGCGCGTTTTTAA
- a CDS encoding porin family protein, whose amino-acid sequence MTKTISRLFAALLLIGISVSSQAQTLIDYGVPAKLFQVGVRAGFNTSNLTTNYDDAFQDIKWNHNQWKGGFSAGMVVDINLRNFFSIQPGIFLDTRKSTYHYLVNSDNVLKAIDGQLTGNYIRIPILASLRLGVAELAQVQIDFGPYFAWGFGGANKYTVYGTSDTEPTAPQVIGRDFKSDCFGDKGMVQTYDWGLKMGLGVLVMQHYYIGAHYHFSCRNVLRELPQTEKHPDGHNKAWTFTLGYNF is encoded by the coding sequence ATGACTAAAACCATTTCCCGTCTATTTGCAGCGCTTCTGCTTATAGGAATATCAGTATCATCGCAAGCCCAGACCCTCATCGACTACGGTGTACCCGCCAAGCTGTTTCAGGTAGGTGTGAGAGCGGGCTTCAACACCTCCAACCTCACCACCAACTATGATGACGCATTTCAAGACATCAAGTGGAACCACAACCAATGGAAAGGCGGCTTCTCAGCCGGAATGGTTGTCGACATAAATCTGCGCAATTTCTTCTCGATTCAGCCCGGAATATTCTTGGACACCCGTAAAAGCACCTATCACTATCTTGTCAATTCCGACAATGTGCTGAAGGCTATCGACGGCCAGCTTACCGGCAATTATATCAGAATACCCATCCTCGCATCATTGCGACTGGGTGTGGCCGAGCTCGCTCAGGTACAGATCGACTTCGGTCCCTACTTTGCATGGGGATTCGGCGGCGCCAACAAATACACCGTCTACGGCACATCCGACACCGAGCCTACAGCTCCGCAGGTAATAGGTCGCGACTTCAAGAGCGACTGCTTCGGCGACAAAGGAATGGTGCAGACCTACGACTGGGGACTGAAGATGGGACTCGGTGTTCTCGTCATGCAGCACTACTACATCGGTGCGCACTACCACTTCAGCTGCCGCAACGTTTTGCGCGAGCTGCCTCAAACCGAGAAACACCCCGACGGTCACAACAAAGCATGGACATTCACCCTCGGCTACAACTTCTAA
- a CDS encoding M16 family metallopeptidase yields MKSIINYILAIVMLSMTAFSIHAAKYEYRTVPNDPLKAKLYTLPNGLKIYMTVNKDQPRIQTYIAVRVGGKNDPAETTGLAHYFEHLMFKGTQNFGTSDYKAEEPLLDEIERLFEVYRKTTDEAERAALYHRIDSVSYEASKIAIPNEYDKLMAAIGASGTNAFTSYDVTCYTEDIPSNQIENWARIQADRFEHPVLRGFHTELETIYEEKNRSLTSDSRKAYEKMLSLLFPNHPYGTQTVLGTQEHLKNPSITNVKNYHSQWYVPNNMAICVSGDFDPDNMVDIITKYFGNLKPNPNLPVLKFKEEAPITTPIKGDVMGNESEMLFIGWPFPGAGSREVEVLDILSSILSNQGDAGLIDIDINQQHKALAAGAGMYNMADRTAFMLIGAPKEGQTLDEVRDLLLAEIDKLRKGEFDESLIEATINNYKRNVQSSIESNDNRVSMFLDSFVNGTDWADDVASIDRQSKLTKKDIVDFANKYLGDNNYAIVYKRQGKDTTELKMSKPALTPIVMNREMSSDFLKEIQSSNVKPIEPVFLDYNKDLTIFNTKKSNIPVLYKKNETNGLFDLTYVFEMGNRHNRLLGTAAQYLDLLGTKDMTAEQIKNELYRLGCTFYISPNTDRLYVRINGLSENMPQAVALVEKLMNEAVVDTEAYNGLVSRILKSRDNNKSSESANQRALQSYMIYGDAAKKLNLTNDELLNLDPAKLTEAIRDLNSYKHRIIYYGPYSETELTSLVDREHKTPAALKDVPNVPRLKMRETTEPIIYVAPYDSKQLKMMQYSNNGEKYNPSIEPVVTLYNEYFGGSMNSIVFQEMRESRSLAYSAGAYLSSPSYLDQPYVYITSIGTQNDKLFDAINAFDEIINNMPQSAPAFALAKEGLDARLRTEREIKDMVAWSYINAQDLGETTDVRRRIFEALPSLTLENLTDFQKADIAGRTYNYCILANIDDIDLDALGKLGKVVVLTTDDIFGY; encoded by the coding sequence ATGAAATCAATCATCAATTACATTCTCGCGATTGTGATGCTGTCGATGACGGCGTTTTCAATCCATGCAGCGAAGTATGAGTACAGGACTGTACCCAACGACCCGCTGAAAGCCAAACTCTACACACTACCCAACGGTCTTAAGATTTACATGACCGTAAACAAGGATCAGCCGCGTATACAAACGTATATAGCAGTGCGCGTGGGTGGAAAGAACGACCCCGCCGAAACCACCGGACTTGCTCACTACTTCGAGCATCTGATGTTTAAAGGCACTCAGAATTTCGGAACATCGGATTACAAGGCCGAGGAGCCTCTACTCGATGAGATAGAGCGACTCTTTGAGGTGTACCGCAAGACTACCGACGAGGCCGAGCGTGCCGCGCTCTATCACCGCATCGACAGCGTGAGCTACGAGGCTTCCAAGATAGCTATTCCCAATGAGTATGACAAGCTTATGGCCGCCATCGGTGCATCGGGAACCAACGCATTCACCTCCTACGATGTAACCTGCTACACCGAGGACATCCCCTCTAATCAAATCGAGAACTGGGCGCGCATCCAGGCCGACCGCTTCGAGCATCCGGTGCTGCGCGGATTCCACACCGAGCTTGAAACAATCTATGAGGAGAAGAACCGCTCTCTTACCAGCGACTCCCGCAAGGCTTACGAGAAGATGCTCTCGCTGCTCTTCCCCAACCATCCCTACGGAACTCAGACAGTGCTCGGAACTCAGGAGCATCTTAAGAATCCCTCGATCACCAATGTCAAGAACTATCACTCGCAGTGGTATGTGCCCAACAACATGGCAATATGCGTGAGCGGTGATTTCGACCCCGACAACATGGTCGACATCATCACCAAGTACTTCGGCAACCTGAAGCCCAATCCCAATCTGCCCGTGTTGAAGTTCAAGGAGGAGGCACCCATCACGACTCCCATCAAGGGCGATGTTATGGGTAACGAATCGGAAATGCTGTTTATCGGATGGCCTTTCCCCGGAGCCGGAAGCCGTGAGGTTGAGGTGCTCGACATTCTCAGTTCTATATTGAGCAACCAGGGCGATGCCGGATTGATCGACATTGACATAAACCAGCAGCATAAGGCGCTTGCCGCCGGTGCCGGAATGTACAACATGGCCGACCGCACCGCATTCATGCTCATCGGCGCTCCCAAGGAGGGCCAGACACTTGACGAGGTGCGCGACCTGCTTCTCGCCGAAATCGACAAGCTGCGCAAGGGCGAATTTGACGAAAGCCTTATCGAAGCTACGATCAACAACTATAAGCGCAATGTTCAGAGCAGCATCGAGAGCAATGACAATCGTGTGAGCATGTTCCTCGACTCATTTGTCAACGGTACGGACTGGGCCGACGATGTAGCGTCGATCGACCGTCAGTCAAAGCTCACCAAGAAGGATATCGTGGACTTTGCCAACAAGTATCTCGGCGACAACAACTATGCCATCGTCTACAAGCGTCAGGGCAAGGACACCACCGAGCTTAAGATGTCGAAGCCCGCGCTCACTCCCATCGTGATGAACCGTGAGATGTCGAGCGACTTCCTCAAGGAGATTCAGTCGAGCAATGTGAAGCCCATCGAGCCGGTGTTCCTCGACTACAACAAGGACCTCACTATCTTCAATACAAAGAAGAGCAACATTCCGGTGCTTTACAAGAAGAATGAAACCAACGGATTGTTTGACCTCACCTATGTGTTTGAAATGGGTAACCGTCACAACCGTCTGTTGGGTACTGCCGCTCAGTATCTCGACCTGCTCGGCACCAAGGACATGACCGCCGAACAGATAAAGAATGAGCTCTACCGACTCGGATGCACTTTCTATATCAGCCCCAACACCGACCGCCTCTATGTGCGCATCAACGGACTTAGCGAGAACATGCCCCAGGCCGTGGCTCTTGTCGAGAAGCTGATGAACGAGGCTGTTGTCGACACCGAGGCTTATAACGGACTCGTGAGCCGCATATTGAAGTCACGCGACAACAACAAGAGCAGCGAAAGCGCCAACCAGCGTGCGCTGCAGTCCTACATGATCTATGGTGATGCCGCCAAGAAGCTCAATCTCACCAACGATGAACTTCTCAATCTCGACCCGGCCAAGCTCACCGAGGCTATACGCGACCTCAATTCCTACAAGCACCGCATAATCTACTACGGCCCCTACAGCGAAACCGAACTGACATCGCTCGTTGACCGCGAACACAAGACTCCGGCTGCGTTGAAGGATGTTCCCAATGTTCCCCGCCTTAAGATGAGAGAAACCACCGAGCCTATCATCTATGTGGCTCCCTACGACTCCAAGCAGCTGAAGATGATGCAGTACTCCAACAACGGCGAGAAGTACAATCCGTCGATTGAGCCTGTAGTAACCCTCTACAACGAGTATTTCGGAGGCAGCATGAACTCGATCGTGTTCCAGGAGATGCGCGAGAGCCGCAGTCTTGCCTACTCGGCAGGCGCTTACTTGTCGTCGCCCTCTTATCTCGACCAGCCCTACGTTTATATAACCTCTATAGGTACACAGAATGACAAGCTCTTCGACGCTATAAACGCATTTGACGAGATTATCAACAACATGCCGCAGAGTGCACCCGCATTCGCGCTTGCCAAGGAGGGTCTTGACGCCCGCTTGCGCACCGAACGCGAAATCAAGGACATGGTTGCATGGTCCTACATAAACGCTCAGGACCTTGGCGAAACAACCGATGTGCGCCGCCGCATATTTGAGGCTCTTCCCTCACTCACACTTGAGAATCTCACCGATTTCCAGAAAGCCGACATAGCAGGACGCACCTACAACTACTGCATCCTCGCCAATATCGACGACATCGACCTTGACGCTCTCGGCAAGCTTGGCAAGGTGGTTGTCCTCACGACCGATGACATATTCGGTTATTGA
- the ccsA gene encoding cytochrome c biogenesis protein CcsA — MRVFKRVAITVYIVTTAVLAVTTFMSPSVYSSVWFVTLLALWGVTLVAGMVMTGMWHRLPSFLLHSSFVLMLAGGLVTYVSGEKGYVTMSPGDEVSSFNLESGGVSQLSVTLRLDSFHVEYYPGGVAPKDYVSFIRVDGEPCRISMNNILERDGYRFYQSSYDGRGGTLLTVNHDPWGTGISYAGYMLLAVGGLMLMLWHKGRFMTLLRGLSVVAMLLLCYNVADASSIKGITREQGDSLASRQVIYNGRVAPFNTLARDFVTKLSGSASYRGLSVEQVVASWLLYPEEWQHQPIISIESDELCSRLGIEGGMARMTDLFDDEGRYRLEAMYKGTDRGLDRDILEVDEKVGLVLMLTSDELIVPRGDDVAPLSRAKVAVEIAYNRLPLERIFFMFTLSMAVIAFLAFAMKWRCRRLLVAALYVSLSLQALNYAMRWYVSGSIPLADGYETMQFLSLAVLVLTCVIYRRNEFALPSGMLLAGFAGLVAWLGESNPTITPLLPVLSSPWLSLHVTLVMIAYALLSFTMLNGIVALAMKRERERLMAMSTVLLYPGVVLLGIGIFAGAVWANVSWGRYWGWDPKETWALITFLVYAVPLHTSIAKLRTPLNFHIYLILAFLTVIMTYFGVNLLPSLHAY; from the coding sequence ATGCGCGTTTTTAAGCGTGTCGCGATAACGGTCTACATCGTTACGACGGCGGTGTTGGCCGTCACCACATTCATGTCGCCGTCGGTCTACTCGTCGGTGTGGTTTGTCACGTTGCTTGCATTGTGGGGCGTTACGCTCGTCGCGGGCATGGTGATGACCGGCATGTGGCACCGGTTGCCGTCGTTTCTGTTGCACTCGTCGTTTGTGCTGATGCTTGCGGGCGGGCTGGTGACCTACGTTTCAGGCGAGAAGGGTTACGTGACAATGTCGCCGGGCGATGAGGTGTCGTCGTTTAATCTTGAATCGGGAGGAGTGTCGCAGCTGTCTGTGACATTGCGGCTCGACAGCTTCCATGTGGAATATTATCCCGGCGGCGTGGCTCCGAAGGATTATGTCAGCTTCATCCGTGTCGACGGCGAGCCTTGCCGCATATCGATGAACAATATACTTGAACGTGACGGTTATCGTTTCTACCAGTCGTCCTACGATGGACGGGGCGGCACACTGCTTACTGTGAACCATGATCCGTGGGGCACGGGCATAAGCTATGCCGGATACATGTTGCTTGCCGTGGGCGGCTTGATGCTGATGTTGTGGCATAAAGGGCGGTTCATGACATTGTTGCGCGGATTGAGCGTTGTCGCGATGCTGTTGTTGTGCTACAATGTGGCCGATGCCTCCTCGATAAAGGGAATTACCCGCGAGCAGGGCGATTCGCTTGCGTCACGGCAGGTCATCTACAATGGCAGGGTGGCTCCATTCAACACTCTTGCGCGTGACTTCGTGACGAAGCTGTCGGGCAGCGCATCCTATAGGGGGCTGTCGGTCGAGCAGGTCGTAGCCTCATGGCTGTTATATCCCGAGGAGTGGCAACACCAGCCCATAATATCGATAGAGAGCGACGAATTGTGTAGCAGGCTCGGCATCGAGGGTGGCATGGCGCGAATGACCGACCTCTTTGACGATGAGGGTCGTTACAGGCTGGAGGCGATGTATAAAGGCACCGACCGCGGACTTGACCGTGACATACTTGAAGTGGACGAAAAGGTGGGGCTGGTGCTGATGCTTACCTCCGATGAGCTGATAGTGCCGCGTGGCGATGATGTGGCTCCGTTGTCACGGGCCAAGGTCGCGGTGGAGATTGCGTATAACCGATTGCCGCTTGAACGGATTTTCTTCATGTTCACACTGTCGATGGCCGTGATTGCTTTTTTAGCGTTTGCCATGAAGTGGCGTTGTCGCAGGCTGCTTGTCGCGGCACTCTATGTTTCGCTGTCGCTTCAGGCGTTGAATTACGCCATGCGATGGTATGTGTCGGGCTCGATTCCGCTTGCCGACGGTTACGAAACCATGCAGTTCCTGTCGTTGGCAGTTCTTGTGCTGACCTGTGTTATTTACCGGCGAAATGAGTTTGCATTGCCGTCGGGCATGCTGCTTGCCGGTTTTGCCGGACTTGTGGCGTGGCTCGGCGAGTCGAATCCGACGATAACGCCGCTGTTGCCTGTGCTGTCGTCGCCTTGGCTGAGCCTGCACGTGACATTGGTGATGATAGCCTATGCGCTGCTTTCGTTCACGATGCTCAACGGCATTGTGGCTCTCGCTATGAAGCGTGAGCGTGAGCGGCTGATGGCGATGAGTACGGTGCTGCTCTATCCGGGAGTGGTGCTGCTCGGCATCGGAATATTCGCCGGTGCAGTGTGGGCCAATGTGTCATGGGGGCGATATTGGGGATGGGACCCGAAGGAAACATGGGCATTGATTACATTCTTGGTCTATGCGGTGCCGCTTCACACTTCGATTGCCAAGTTGCGCACTCCGCTCAACTTCCATATCTACCTGATTCTGGCATTCCTGACCGTGATAATGACCTACTTCGGCGTCAACCTCCTGCCCTCGCTGCACGCGTATTAA
- a CDS encoding toll/interleukin-1 receptor domain-containing protein: MGKDIFISYSRKDSETANRICKALDRAKISYFIDWQGIGGAMEFPEILANAIIDCKLFLFLASNNSYESKFTKSEITFAFNEKPKNTILPYIIDDSKLPPAMRLVFSNITWRNINEHPIDTILINDLLSLLKDQNPPKEKKVNKPETKTIESGIELYNSRRFVEALPLLEVAANQNDAKSQYCLAVIYADGYGVKKDLSKALKWFRKSADQNYDKALFRMAKFYQSGDIVPQDDKAAFNLFLKAAKQGHFLSAYNLGLIYEKGLGVF; this comes from the coding sequence ATGGGCAAAGACATATTCATAAGTTACAGTCGAAAAGATTCTGAAACAGCCAATCGTATATGCAAAGCCCTTGACCGTGCAAAAATATCCTATTTTATAGATTGGCAAGGTATTGGCGGAGCCATGGAATTTCCGGAGATATTAGCTAATGCAATAATCGACTGCAAACTTTTCCTGTTCCTTGCAAGCAACAACTCTTATGAATCCAAGTTTACAAAAAGCGAAATAACATTCGCATTCAACGAAAAGCCTAAAAACACAATCCTTCCATATATTATTGACGACTCTAAATTACCGCCGGCTATGCGGCTTGTATTCTCCAACATAACGTGGCGTAATATAAACGAACATCCAATTGACACAATACTAATCAACGATCTATTATCGCTGCTAAAGGACCAAAATCCTCCAAAAGAGAAGAAAGTCAACAAGCCTGAAACCAAAACAATAGAGTCAGGAATAGAACTGTACAATAGTCGTCGTTTCGTAGAAGCATTGCCATTACTTGAAGTTGCGGCCAACCAAAACGATGCGAAATCACAATACTGCCTTGCAGTAATATATGCCGACGGTTATGGAGTAAAAAAAGATTTATCAAAAGCACTGAAATGGTTTAGGAAATCAGCTGACCAAAACTATGACAAAGCCCTGTTTCGCATGGCTAAGTTCTATCAAAGCGGAGATATAGTTCCTCAGGATGACAAGGCTGCATTTAATCTCTTTTTAAAAGCAGCTAAACAAGGACATTTTCTATCGGCCTACAATTTAGGCCTTATATATGAAAAAGGATTAGGAGTTTTTTAA
- a CDS encoding di-heme oxidoredictase family protein produces MNRLFIIKSISALVVALALMSCDDEGLDVLDIEVPEGYALSAGTSTIFMNSSKAYDSEAEWVTGALASRFTRGDRLYDDMRTSSNDYGGGLGPVYAGYSCGSCHGNAGRTKPALWSDGGSGPYGFSAMLVYVTRKNGAFFKDYGRVIHDQAIYGVSAEGKLKVEWRYESGSFPDGETYELACPSYTITDWYADEIDPDDLFCTVRIPLRHVGMGQIMSLDPVEIEALASRSNYPEYGISGRCNYVTERGVLSLGVSGNKAQHADLTVELGFSSDMGVTNSRYPEEICEGQIQINQGSMMGLLYDKLDVSTEDMENVDLYMQSLGVPARRNVNDPEVKMGERMFYEAKCHLCHVTTLHTRPRGSVLLNGTQLPWLGNQTIHPYSDFLLHDMGSEIMGVGLNDNYVSGLARGNEWRTTPLWGIGLQEKVNGHTCFLHDGRARNFVEAIMWHGGEGEASRNLFKAMTKERRDALVKFLESL; encoded by the coding sequence ATGAACCGACTGTTTATAATAAAGAGTATATCGGCACTCGTCGTTGCGCTGGCCCTCATGTCGTGTGACGACGAGGGGCTCGATGTGCTCGACATCGAGGTTCCCGAAGGCTATGCTCTCTCGGCGGGCACCTCTACCATATTCATGAACTCGTCAAAAGCCTACGACAGCGAGGCCGAGTGGGTGACCGGAGCATTGGCGAGCCGCTTCACGCGAGGCGACAGGCTCTACGACGACATGCGCACGAGCAGCAACGACTATGGAGGCGGCCTTGGCCCTGTCTATGCCGGATATTCGTGCGGAAGCTGCCATGGCAATGCCGGACGCACCAAGCCGGCACTGTGGAGCGACGGCGGTTCGGGCCCTTACGGATTCTCGGCGATGCTCGTCTATGTCACGCGCAAAAACGGAGCGTTTTTCAAGGATTACGGGCGCGTGATTCACGATCAGGCAATATACGGAGTCAGTGCCGAGGGCAAGCTGAAGGTTGAGTGGCGTTACGAATCGGGAAGTTTTCCCGACGGTGAAACCTATGAACTCGCTTGTCCCTCCTACACGATTACCGACTGGTATGCCGACGAGATAGACCCTGACGACCTGTTTTGCACGGTGCGCATTCCACTGCGTCACGTGGGGATGGGACAGATTATGTCGCTCGATCCCGTCGAGATAGAGGCGCTTGCCTCACGCAGCAACTATCCCGAATACGGCATAAGCGGCCGATGCAACTACGTGACCGAGCGAGGGGTGTTGTCGTTGGGCGTGTCGGGCAACAAGGCCCAGCATGCCGACCTCACGGTGGAGCTTGGATTTTCAAGCGACATGGGTGTCACCAACAGCCGATACCCCGAAGAGATATGTGAAGGGCAGATTCAGATTAACCAAGGGTCGATGATGGGGCTACTCTATGACAAGCTTGACGTGTCGACCGAGGATATGGAGAATGTCGACCTCTACATGCAGTCGCTTGGCGTGCCGGCCAGGCGCAATGTCAATGATCCCGAGGTGAAGATGGGGGAGCGCATGTTCTATGAGGCCAAGTGTCATTTGTGTCACGTGACTACGCTGCACACGAGGCCTCGCGGGTCGGTGCTGCTCAACGGAACACAGCTGCCGTGGCTCGGCAACCAGACGATACATCCCTACTCCGACTTCCTGCTTCACGACATGGGCTCGGAGATAATGGGAGTGGGACTTAATGACAACTATGTGTCGGGCCTTGCCCGTGGCAATGAGTGGCGCACAACCCCGTTGTGGGGAATCGGGCTTCAGGAGAAGGTGAACGGACACACCTGCTTCCTGCACGACGGCCGTGCGCGCAACTTCGTTGAGGCAATAATGTGGCACGGCGGTGAAGGCGAAGCGTCACGTAATCTTTTCAAGGCGATGACTAAAGAGCGGCGCGACGCGCTTGTGAAGTTTCTGGAATCGCTTTAG
- a CDS encoding tetratricopeptide repeat protein, with product MGYRCLKGIGITKDYNKALEWFRKASLQNCCSAKNNIGFMYFKGFGVKQDYSTAIWWFRQSAMQNYSSAQYNLGYMYQYGLGVKQDIDTAIKWYTKAADQGYEQATDKLKELKKQ from the coding sequence ATGGGATATAGATGCTTAAAAGGCATCGGAATAACAAAGGATTATAACAAAGCATTAGAATGGTTCCGCAAAGCATCCCTACAAAACTGTTGCTCAGCAAAAAACAATATAGGATTCATGTATTTTAAAGGGTTCGGAGTCAAGCAAGACTATTCCACTGCGATTTGGTGGTTCCGACAATCGGCAATGCAGAATTACAGCTCTGCACAATATAATCTCGGATACATGTATCAATATGGATTAGGGGTTAAGCAAGATATCGATACTGCAATAAAATGGTACACTAAAGCCGCCGATCAAGGGTATGAGCAAGCGACCGACAAACTAAAGGAATTAAAAAAGCAATAG
- a CDS encoding porin: MKKIFAIMSIMLMLHATASAQYDADTENGVVSLAGRDGFTWSSNSGDFVFKPYLLVQTSANYNYYDDEGLDAAYNQDNVANSGFAIPYAVLGFTGKAFGIVTYNLSINAAASGGNLLQQAWADVKLRDEVAVRVGKFKTPFSHAILTTLGETLMPSLPSSLTTPVIMPHSLNAVAPKIGTGFDLGVEVHGMIRDRWGYQAGIFNGTGSAINSATKTFSDDWHIPSLLYACRFTFQPKGVMPATQGNPRQLDLDRMLIGVSASLNVESENESTNDFRAGAEFAWLKGRMYIGAELYYMRVGFTKRQKIHDSYSYTGGYIQGGYFITDRLQGALRYDLMDRNGLDRGGLLNMPAAGINYFFKGCNLKLQAMYQYMGRVGHDSQLDRDNDNLGLAMHSGTVMIQYTF, translated from the coding sequence ATGAAAAAGATTTTTGCGATAATGTCGATTATGCTGATGCTGCACGCGACGGCATCGGCGCAATATGACGCCGATACTGAAAACGGGGTCGTGTCACTTGCCGGTCGCGACGGCTTTACATGGAGCAGCAACAGCGGCGACTTTGTGTTCAAGCCCTATCTGCTTGTGCAGACCTCGGCCAATTACAACTACTATGACGACGAGGGGCTTGATGCCGCCTACAATCAGGACAATGTGGCCAACAGCGGATTTGCAATACCCTATGCCGTACTTGGATTTACCGGCAAGGCTTTCGGAATAGTCACCTACAACCTGTCGATAAATGCAGCGGCAAGCGGGGGCAACCTGCTTCAACAGGCATGGGCCGATGTGAAGCTTCGCGATGAGGTGGCGGTGCGTGTGGGTAAATTCAAGACCCCCTTTTCACATGCGATTCTCACGACTCTGGGCGAAACGCTGATGCCTTCGCTGCCGTCATCGCTCACTACACCGGTCATAATGCCACACTCGCTGAACGCGGTAGCTCCTAAGATAGGTACGGGATTTGATCTCGGAGTCGAGGTTCACGGCATGATACGCGACCGATGGGGCTATCAGGCCGGAATATTCAACGGCACGGGGTCGGCCATCAACAGCGCCACCAAGACATTCAGCGACGACTGGCACATACCGTCGCTGCTCTATGCCTGCCGCTTCACTTTCCAGCCAAAAGGCGTTATGCCTGCGACACAGGGCAATCCGCGTCAGCTCGATCTCGACAGGATGCTCATAGGCGTGTCGGCGTCGCTCAATGTCGAGAGTGAAAACGAAAGCACCAACGACTTTCGTGCAGGGGCCGAGTTTGCCTGGCTTAAAGGACGAATGTATATCGGTGCCGAGCTTTACTACATGCGTGTGGGCTTCACCAAGCGACAGAAGATTCATGACTCCTACAGCTACACGGGAGGTTACATCCAGGGAGGTTACTTCATCACCGACAGGCTGCAGGGTGCGTTGCGTTACGACCTCATGGACCGTAACGGGCTCGACCGCGGAGGCTTGCTGAACATGCCTGCGGCGGGAATAAATTATTTTTTCAAGGGGTGCAATCTGAAGCTGCAGGCCATGTATCAGTACATGGGTCGTGTGGGTCATGACAGCCAGCTCGACCGTGACAATGACAACCTTGGACTGGCCATGCACTCGGGTACAGTGATGATTCAATATACATTCTGA